CATGTGGATTCGTAACGTCACTATTACGAAGGTATGGTTAATGGCTGCAACCTATTCATACCTGTCCCTGAAAACCATACTGAACTTCGTACCATTATCCACATCTAGTGTCATCTTACCGTTCAGCTGGTCGGTGAGGAGACTCACAAGTTTAAGTCCAAGGGTATCGGTACTCGAGGGGTCAATATCCTCTGGAAGGCCCACACCATCATCTGCCACCACCAGTTCTACTGAACCGTCGGCCCTTCTCATACCTATGGTTATGGTGCCTCTTCCATCAGGAAATGCATACTTGATGCTG
Above is a window of Methanofastidiosum sp. DNA encoding:
- a CDS encoding histidine kinase, with amino-acid sequence SIKYAFPDGRGTITIGMRRADGSVELVVADDGVGLPEDIDPSSTDTLGLKLVSLLTDQLNGKMTLDVDNGTKFSMVFRDRYE